One genomic region from Colletes latitarsis isolate SP2378_abdomen chromosome 10, iyColLati1, whole genome shotgun sequence encodes:
- the LOC143346947 gene encoding uncharacterized protein LOC143346947 isoform X1, protein MRARSRMSSYRPWGSSEDGAIEFESLTEDTLEGALNVMRKSFFVHESVSKGVALISEVGASEELEELCLDAAKDGVSVVAIEVASGEVVGAAFNKIQVLKSSMEKSAFEEFSENCKHKSSKALVDFMINVDSRINLFQHYNASCIFEIMFLATLPGMQKRRIGELLVSSSIELAKELRRGKSAKTPVKINGDDAIQNPSAVPSLASAIMTSDYSQKIATKCGFETLTRVDYTEFRFGGKTFDERIGEEHPNCALVAKRLT, encoded by the exons ATGAG GGCCAGAAGCAGAATGTCGTCGTATCGGCCTTGGGGCTCCAGCGAGGACGGGGCCATCGAGTTCGAGTCCTTGACGGAGGACACCCTCGAGGGTGCCCTGAACGTCATGAGGAAAAGTTTCTTCGTCCACGAGAGCGTTAGCAAGGGCGTAGCTTTGATCTCCGAGGTCGGTGCATCGGAGGAACTCGAGGAACTTTGCTTGGACGCCGCGAAAGATGGCGTCAGTGTCGTGGCCATCGAAGTGGCCAGCGGCGAAGTGGTCGGAGCTGCTTTCAACAAGATCCAG GTGTTGAAGAGCTCGATGGAGAAGAGTGCTTTCGAGGAGTTCAGCGAGAACTGCAAGCACAAATCGTCGAAGGCCTTGGTGGACTTCATGATAAACGTGGACTCGCGGATAAACTTGTTCCAGCATTACAACGCCAGCTGCATCTTCGAGATCATGTTCCTGGCCACTCTGCCCGGCATGCAGAAGCGCCGAATAGGGGAGCTGCTGGTGTCGTCGTCCATCGAGCTGGCGAAGGAGTTGAGAAGAGGGAAATCGGCAAAGACGCCGGTGAAGATTAATGGCGACGACGCCATACAGAACCCGTCCGCCGTGCCCAGCTTGGCGTCCGCGATAATGACCTCCGATTACTCTCAGAAAATCGCCACCAAGTGCGGTTTCGAGACGCTGACGCGCGTCGATTACACGGAGTTCCGGTTCGGCGGGAAGACGTTCGACGAGAGGATAGGGGAGGAACATCCGAACTGTGCCCTGGTGGCCAAAAGATTGACCTAG
- the LOC143346947 gene encoding uncharacterized protein LOC143346947 isoform X2 — MSSYRPWGSSEDGAIEFESLTEDTLEGALNVMRKSFFVHESVSKGVALISEVGASEELEELCLDAAKDGVSVVAIEVASGEVVGAAFNKIQVLKSSMEKSAFEEFSENCKHKSSKALVDFMINVDSRINLFQHYNASCIFEIMFLATLPGMQKRRIGELLVSSSIELAKELRRGKSAKTPVKINGDDAIQNPSAVPSLASAIMTSDYSQKIATKCGFETLTRVDYTEFRFGGKTFDERIGEEHPNCALVAKRLT; from the exons ATGTCGTCGTATCGGCCTTGGGGCTCCAGCGAGGACGGGGCCATCGAGTTCGAGTCCTTGACGGAGGACACCCTCGAGGGTGCCCTGAACGTCATGAGGAAAAGTTTCTTCGTCCACGAGAGCGTTAGCAAGGGCGTAGCTTTGATCTCCGAGGTCGGTGCATCGGAGGAACTCGAGGAACTTTGCTTGGACGCCGCGAAAGATGGCGTCAGTGTCGTGGCCATCGAAGTGGCCAGCGGCGAAGTGGTCGGAGCTGCTTTCAACAAGATCCAG GTGTTGAAGAGCTCGATGGAGAAGAGTGCTTTCGAGGAGTTCAGCGAGAACTGCAAGCACAAATCGTCGAAGGCCTTGGTGGACTTCATGATAAACGTGGACTCGCGGATAAACTTGTTCCAGCATTACAACGCCAGCTGCATCTTCGAGATCATGTTCCTGGCCACTCTGCCCGGCATGCAGAAGCGCCGAATAGGGGAGCTGCTGGTGTCGTCGTCCATCGAGCTGGCGAAGGAGTTGAGAAGAGGGAAATCGGCAAAGACGCCGGTGAAGATTAATGGCGACGACGCCATACAGAACCCGTCCGCCGTGCCCAGCTTGGCGTCCGCGATAATGACCTCCGATTACTCTCAGAAAATCGCCACCAAGTGCGGTTTCGAGACGCTGACGCGCGTCGATTACACGGAGTTCCGGTTCGGCGGGAAGACGTTCGACGAGAGGATAGGGGAGGAACATCCGAACTGTGCCCTGGTGGCCAAAAGATTGACCTAG